From Xiphophorus couchianus chromosome 4, X_couchianus-1.0, whole genome shotgun sequence, a single genomic window includes:
- the hyal4 gene encoding hyaluronidase-4 gives MYVVAVGGTSSSHLVVPISVTCSWLLFLFNSAFGQKPAKLPLISRKPFLAAWNAPLDMCTIKYNITTNLEHLFHIQGSPRATWTGQNVTIFYANRLGHYPYYTPQGKAIHGGLPQNCSLDMHLLKAYQHIVHFIPAEDFRGLAVIDWEFWRPQWDRNWHKKNIYKQKSKELTKKAYVNVTAAQVEVLARRRFEKSAKTFMQRTIQLGTRLRPNALWGFYLYPDCHNYNLHDQNYTGLCPLPEMMRNDELLWLWNSSTALFPSVAIRKSHTNSISNWHFAHNRIQESLRIASLTSKEYDLPTYVYLRLGYRDDALAFLTTKDLIHTIGESAALGAAGFIIWGDLNLTSSRHNCTLVKSFLTHRLGRYITNVTRAAEVCSEFLCQGNGRCVRQDPLAHHYLHLSSENYQIHPSGNGTFTVSGWPSQNDLQQLTDRFRCHCYEGHEGHRCDSLNKVKEDDELMKEEKNEQKRKRTEWEDEQGGLWENRESSALPVGCSHYQILLLLHLNLLLIQMVV, from the exons ATGTATGTGGTGGCAGTGGGCGGGACATCCTCCTCCCACCTAGTAGTACCCATCTCTGTCACCTGCTCTTGGCTGTTATTCCTCTTCAATTCTGCCTTTGGTCAAAAACCTGCAAAACTTCCCTTGATTAGTCGGAAGCCCTTTCTCGCTGCCTGGAACGCTCCCTTAGATATGTGTACCATCAAGTACAATATTACAACCAACCTTGAGCATCTTTTTCACATACAAGGAAGCCCACGTGCTACTTGGACAGGGCAAAACGTAACGATTTTTTATGCAAACCGGCTTGGCCACTACCCTTACTACACACCACAAGGCAAAGCCATTCATGGAGGTCTGCCTCAAAACTGCAGCCTGGACATGCATCTGCTCAAAGCTTATCAGCACATTGTTCACTTCATTCCTGCAGAGGATTTTCGTGGCCTCGCTGTCATTGATTGGGAGTTCTGGCGACCTCAGTGGGACCGTAACTGgcacaaaaagaacatttacaagCAAAAGTCGAAGGAGCTGACCAAGAAGGCGTATGTTAATGTGACTGCAGCTCAGGTAGAGGTGCTGGCCCGGAGGCGATttgagaaaagtgctaaaacatTCATGCAAAGGACAATACAGTTGGGAACACGGCTACGGCCCAATGCCCTCTGGGGTTTCTACCTCTACCCAGACTGTCATAACTACAACTTGCACGACCAGAACTACACGGGCCTGTGTCCCCTGCCGGAGATGATGAGGAACGACGAGCTGTTGTGGCTGTGGAACAGCAGTACAGCGTTGTTTCCCTCTGTGGCAATCAGAAAGAGTCACACCAACAGCATCAGTAACTGGCACTTTGCCCACAACAGAATCCAAGAGTCTCTCCGGATTGCCTCACTTACCTCAAAGGAGTATGACCTTCCCACCTACGTCTACCTCAGACTAGGCTACCGAGATGATGCACTGGCTTTTCTCACCACA AAAGACTTGATTCATACTATTGGCGAGAGTGCTGCTCTGGGAGCTGCAGGATTCATCATCTGGGGAGATCTTAACCTGACATCATCCAGG CATAACTGCACTTTGGTGAAGTCCTTCTTGACTCATCGCCTTGGTCGGTACATCACCAATGTGACCCGGGCTGCTGAAGTCTGCAGTGAATTCCTGTGCCAAGGGAACGGCCGGTGTGTCCGCCAAGACCCCCTTGCCCACCACTACCTCCATCTGAGTTCAGAGAATTACCAAATTCACCCCTCAGGGAACGGGACCTTTACCGTCAGCGGGTGGCCGTCACAGAATGACCTGCAGCAGCTCACTGACAGATTTCGCTGCCACTGCTATGAAGGCCATGAAGGACACAGAtgtgacagtttaaacaaagtAAAGGAGGATGATGAGCTGATGAAGGAAGAGAAGAACGAGCAAAAACGAAAGAGGACTGAGTGGGAGGATGAGCAGGGTGGGCTGTGGGAGAACAGGGAGAGCTCTGCCCTGCCAGTTGGTTGCTCTCATTACCAGATACTATTATTGCTACATTTGAACTTACTGCTCATACAGATGGTTGTATAG